A genomic segment from Pseudoduganella chitinolytica encodes:
- a CDS encoding D-alanine--D-alanine ligase, producing MTTLTQDEVRALGKVGVLLGGRSAERDVSIMSGTGVLQALQSQGIDAHPFDTGQRSLAELAAEQFDRVFIALHGRYGEDGTLQGALELLGIPYTGSGVMTSAIAMDKITTKILWLKEGIPTPAYAVLHADSDLNAAAADLGLPLIVKPPHEGSSIGFSKVEALADFQAAYDKCAPLDDSVLAESFVAGREFTVAVLGTGADARALPVVEIVAPEGDYDYQNKYFTDVTQYFCPPQLDEATQAEMQRLAVQAYRTLGCEGWGRVDVLLRAHDNQPFLLEVNTSPGMTSHSLVPMAARAVGMSYEELCVAILRTARLKNAKG from the coding sequence ATGACGACTCTCACTCAAGACGAAGTACGCGCGCTGGGCAAGGTCGGCGTCCTGCTGGGCGGCCGCTCGGCCGAACGCGACGTCTCCATCATGTCCGGCACCGGCGTGCTGCAGGCGCTGCAAAGCCAGGGCATCGACGCCCACCCGTTCGACACGGGGCAGCGTTCGCTGGCCGAACTGGCCGCGGAACAGTTCGACCGCGTGTTCATCGCGCTGCATGGCCGCTATGGCGAGGATGGCACGCTGCAGGGCGCCCTGGAGCTGCTGGGCATCCCGTACACGGGCAGCGGCGTGATGACGAGCGCGATCGCGATGGACAAGATCACGACCAAGATCCTGTGGCTGAAGGAAGGCATCCCGACGCCGGCTTACGCCGTGCTGCATGCGGATTCCGACCTGAATGCGGCCGCCGCCGACCTGGGCCTGCCGTTGATCGTCAAGCCGCCGCACGAAGGCTCGTCGATCGGCTTCTCGAAAGTGGAGGCGCTGGCCGACTTCCAGGCCGCCTACGACAAGTGCGCGCCGCTGGACGACTCGGTGCTGGCCGAATCGTTCGTGGCCGGGCGCGAGTTCACGGTGGCCGTGCTGGGCACGGGCGCGGATGCACGCGCGCTGCCGGTGGTGGAGATCGTGGCACCGGAAGGCGACTACGACTACCAGAACAAGTATTTCACGGACGTGACGCAGTACTTCTGCCCGCCGCAGCTGGACGAGGCGACGCAGGCCGAGATGCAGCGCCTGGCCGTGCAGGCCTACCGCACGCTGGGCTGCGAGGGCTGGGGCCGCGTCGACGTGCTGCTGCGGGCGCACGATAACCAGCCGTTCCTGCTGGAGGTGAACACGTCGCCCGGCATGACGAGCCATTCGCTGGTGCCGATGGCCGCGCGCGCGGTGGGCATGTCGTACGAGGAGTTGTGCGTGGCGATCCTGCGCACGGCGCGCCTGAAGAACGCCAAAGGCTGA
- the mraY gene encoding phospho-N-acetylmuramoyl-pentapeptide-transferase: MLLWLAQYLQDDIGAFRVFNFITFRAVFATITALLIGLLAGPAVIRKLTAMKYGQAVRTDGPQTHLKKHGTPTMGGVLLLIAIGISTLLWCDWSNRLIWPVMVVTIGFGLVGWVDDYRKVVRQDPEGMRSAEKYFWQSLVGVAAALYLAFSVSAPTPAEVFRLFFAWVQSGFSMDLPPKADLIVPFFKTISYPLGVWGFIALTYCVIVGSSNAVNFTDGLDGLAIMPTVMVGSALGLFAYLTGSATYSKYLFIPHIPGAGELIIFVGAMAGAGLAFLWYNTHPAQVFMGDVGALALGGALGTIAVVVRQEIVLFIMGGIFVAETVSVIIQVGWFKYTKKRYGVGRRVFLMAPLHHHFEQKGWKETQVVVRFWIITMMLVLVGLSTLKLR; this comes from the coding sequence ATGCTGCTCTGGCTCGCACAATACCTGCAGGACGACATCGGCGCCTTCCGCGTCTTCAACTTCATCACGTTCCGCGCCGTGTTCGCGACGATCACCGCGCTGCTGATCGGCCTCCTGGCCGGTCCTGCCGTGATCCGCAAGCTGACGGCGATGAAGTACGGCCAGGCCGTCCGTACCGACGGCCCGCAGACGCACCTGAAGAAGCACGGCACCCCGACGATGGGCGGCGTGCTGCTGCTGATCGCGATCGGCATCTCGACGCTGTTGTGGTGCGACTGGTCGAACCGCCTGATCTGGCCCGTGATGGTCGTGACGATCGGCTTCGGCCTGGTGGGCTGGGTGGACGACTACCGGAAAGTGGTACGCCAGGACCCGGAAGGCATGCGCTCGGCCGAGAAATACTTCTGGCAGTCGCTGGTCGGCGTCGCCGCCGCGCTGTACCTGGCCTTCTCCGTGTCGGCGCCGACGCCGGCCGAGGTGTTCCGCCTGTTCTTCGCGTGGGTGCAGTCGGGCTTCTCGATGGACCTGCCGCCGAAGGCCGACCTGATCGTCCCGTTCTTCAAGACGATCAGCTATCCGCTGGGCGTGTGGGGCTTCATCGCGCTGACGTACTGCGTCATCGTGGGTTCGTCCAATGCCGTCAACTTCACCGACGGCCTGGATGGCCTGGCCATCATGCCGACCGTGATGGTGGGCTCCGCCCTGGGCCTGTTCGCCTACCTGACCGGCAGCGCGACCTACTCGAAATACCTGTTCATCCCGCACATTCCCGGTGCCGGCGAGTTGATCATCTTTGTCGGCGCGATGGCCGGCGCGGGCCTGGCCTTCCTCTGGTACAACACGCATCCCGCCCAGGTCTTCATGGGCGACGTGGGCGCGCTGGCGCTGGGCGGCGCGCTGGGCACCATCGCCGTCGTCGTGCGCCAGGAAATCGTGCTGTTCATCATGGGCGGCATCTTTGTCGCCGAAACCGTGTCCGTGATCATCCAGGTGGGCTGGTTCAAGTACACCAAGAAGCGCTACGGCGTGGGCCGCCGCGTGTTCCTGATGGCGCCGCTGCACCACCATTTCGAGCAGAAGGGCTGGAAGGAGACGCAGGTCGTCGTGCGCTTCTGGATCATCACGATGATGCTCGTGCTGGTGGGCCTGTCCACTCTCAAACTGCGCTGA
- the ftsZ gene encoding cell division protein FtsZ: MEFDMVDNAALGTVIKVVGVGGAGGNAVQHMINKGMSGVEFIAANTDAQALSASKAGNIIQIGETGLGAGMKPEVGRKLAEESRARIEDALRGAHMVFIAAGMGGGTGTGAAPIVAEVAKSLGALTVAVVSKPFSHEGQKCMDIADEGLEQLSQNVDSLIVILNEKLEEIYEDESLIEWLQHADDVLNNAVAGIAEIINVPGHINVDFNDVKTIMGEQGKAMMGTATASGVDRARIAAEQAVASPLLDGIDLSGARGVLVNVTASRGLKGKEIKEVMAAVRAFAAPDASIAQGIAYDDSMGDAIRVTVVATGLGKAKKHVQLVPQQVLRTGTNGALGAQAALGGGVGSTSVSMGAGIGAGQSFEGMKAPAVWRRESASEQVRAMEKNGMETYDIPAFLRKQAD; the protein is encoded by the coding sequence ATGGAGTTCGATATGGTCGATAACGCAGCACTGGGAACGGTGATCAAGGTCGTCGGCGTCGGTGGTGCCGGCGGCAACGCCGTGCAGCACATGATCAACAAAGGTATGAGCGGCGTCGAGTTCATCGCCGCCAATACCGATGCCCAGGCGTTGTCGGCTTCCAAGGCCGGCAACATCATCCAGATCGGCGAGACCGGCCTGGGCGCGGGCATGAAGCCCGAGGTCGGCCGCAAGCTGGCCGAGGAATCGCGCGCCCGCATCGAAGACGCGCTGCGCGGCGCGCACATGGTGTTCATCGCGGCCGGCATGGGCGGCGGCACGGGCACGGGCGCGGCGCCGATCGTGGCCGAAGTGGCCAAGTCGCTGGGCGCGCTGACGGTCGCCGTCGTCTCCAAGCCGTTCTCGCACGAAGGCCAGAAGTGCATGGACATCGCCGACGAGGGCCTGGAGCAGTTGTCGCAGAACGTCGACTCGCTGATCGTGATCCTGAACGAGAAGCTGGAAGAAATCTACGAAGACGAATCGCTGATCGAGTGGCTGCAGCACGCCGACGACGTGCTGAACAACGCCGTCGCCGGTATCGCCGAGATCATCAACGTGCCGGGCCACATCAACGTCGACTTCAACGACGTCAAGACGATCATGGGCGAGCAGGGCAAGGCCATGATGGGAACCGCCACGGCTTCCGGCGTGGACCGCGCCCGCATCGCGGCCGAGCAGGCCGTCGCGTCGCCGCTGCTGGACGGCATCGACCTGTCCGGCGCGCGCGGCGTGCTGGTCAACGTCACGGCCAGCCGTGGCCTGAAGGGCAAGGAGATCAAGGAAGTCATGGCTGCCGTGCGCGCGTTCGCCGCACCGGACGCGTCGATCGCGCAAGGCATCGCGTACGACGACTCGATGGGTGACGCCATCCGCGTAACCGTCGTGGCGACGGGCCTGGGCAAGGCCAAGAAGCACGTGCAGCTGGTGCCCCAGCAGGTGCTGCGCACCGGTACCAACGGTGCCCTGGGCGCGCAGGCCGCGCTGGGCGGTGGCGTCGGTTCCACGTCCGTCTCGATGGGCGCGGGCATCGGTGCCGGCCAGTCGTTCGAAGGCATGAAGGCGCCGGCCGTATGGCGCCGCGAGTCCGCCTCCGAGCAGGTGCGCGCGATGGAAAAGAACGGCATGGAGACGTACGACATTCCGGCGTTCCTGCGCAAGCAGGCCGACTGA
- the murD gene encoding UDP-N-acetylmuramoyl-L-alanine--D-glutamate ligase has translation MIYNGKIALVLGLGESGLAMAQWLARCGALLRVADTRAVPERLPVLRETLPGTQFVAGPFDAKLLDGVDFVAVSPGLAPNRELADIMPAAQAANIPVWGEIEIFAQALAWLKEERAYAPKVIAITGTNGKTTVTTLTGQLCERAGLSVRVAGNISPAALDVLREAIEGDALPQAWVLELSSFQLHTTYSLRADAATVLNITQDHLDWHGTMQAYADDKARIFGQDTVRVLNRNDAVTLRMADPTGTNVMFGTDAPEAPGSFGLVNERGVYWLATSEPVDDAEPRKRRKNEPAPVVETYLKKLMPADALQIRGTHNASNALAALALCRAIGLPFAPLLHALRDYRGQPHRVELVAAIDGVEFYDDSKGTNVGATVAAIDGLGKSFTGENQKLVLIAGGDGKGQAFEPLAGPVARHVRAVLLIGRDAPAIRAALLDSGVRLEDCATLEEATKRAAALAHGGDAVLLSPACASLDMFKNYAHRAQVFIDTVRELALDAGQEI, from the coding sequence ATGATCTACAACGGCAAAATCGCACTGGTACTGGGGCTCGGGGAATCGGGCCTGGCGATGGCGCAGTGGCTGGCCCGCTGCGGCGCGCTGCTGCGCGTGGCCGACACGCGCGCCGTGCCGGAGCGCCTGCCCGTGCTGCGCGAGACGCTGCCGGGCACGCAGTTCGTCGCCGGTCCGTTCGATGCGAAGCTGCTGGACGGCGTGGACTTCGTCGCCGTCAGCCCGGGTCTCGCGCCGAACCGCGAGCTGGCCGACATCATGCCGGCTGCGCAGGCGGCCAATATTCCCGTGTGGGGCGAGATCGAGATCTTCGCGCAGGCGCTGGCCTGGCTGAAGGAAGAGCGCGCCTATGCACCCAAGGTCATCGCCATCACCGGCACCAACGGCAAGACCACCGTCACCACGCTGACGGGCCAGCTGTGCGAGCGCGCCGGCCTGTCCGTGCGCGTGGCCGGCAACATCAGCCCGGCCGCGCTGGACGTGCTGCGCGAAGCGATCGAAGGCGACGCCCTGCCGCAGGCGTGGGTGCTGGAGCTGTCCAGCTTCCAGCTGCACACGACCTACAGCCTGCGGGCCGATGCGGCCACGGTGCTGAACATCACGCAGGACCACCTGGACTGGCACGGCACGATGCAGGCCTATGCGGACGACAAGGCGCGCATCTTCGGCCAGGACACGGTACGGGTCCTGAACCGCAACGATGCGGTCACCCTGCGCATGGCCGATCCGACCGGTACCAACGTCATGTTCGGCACGGATGCGCCGGAAGCGCCTGGCAGCTTCGGCCTCGTCAACGAGCGCGGCGTGTACTGGCTGGCGACAAGCGAGCCGGTGGACGACGCCGAGCCGAGGAAGCGCCGCAAGAACGAGCCCGCGCCCGTCGTCGAGACCTACCTAAAAAAACTGATGCCGGCGGATGCCCTGCAGATCCGCGGCACGCACAACGCATCCAACGCGCTGGCCGCGCTGGCGCTGTGCCGGGCGATCGGCCTGCCGTTCGCGCCGCTGCTGCACGCGCTGCGCGACTATCGCGGCCAGCCGCACCGGGTGGAACTGGTCGCGGCCATCGACGGCGTCGAGTTCTATGACGACAGCAAGGGCACCAACGTGGGCGCCACCGTGGCCGCCATCGACGGCCTGGGCAAGAGCTTCACGGGCGAAAACCAGAAGCTGGTGCTGATCGCCGGCGGCGACGGCAAGGGCCAGGCGTTCGAGCCTCTGGCCGGTCCGGTGGCGCGCCATGTGCGCGCCGTGCTGCTGATCGGGCGCGATGCGCCGGCCATCCGCGCCGCGTTGCTCGACAGCGGTGTGCGCCTGGAGGACTGCGCCACCCTGGAAGAAGCCACGAAGCGCGCCGCCGCGCTGGCGCATGGCGGCGACGCCGTGCTGCTGTCGCCGGCGTGCGCCAGCCTGGACATGTTCAAGAACTACGCCCATCGCGCCCAGGTGTTCATCGACACCGTGCGCGAACTGGCGCTGGACGCGGGGCAGGAGATCTGA
- the murC gene encoding UDP-N-acetylmuramate--L-alanine ligase, which produces MKHKVKNIHFVGIGGSGMSGIAEVLVTLGYNVSGSDLGSNAVTQRLADMGATVHQGHAAAYVGEADAVVTSTAVKADNPEVLEARRRKIPIVPRAVMLGELMRLKRGIAIAGTHGKTTTTSLVASVLYKGGLDPTFVIGGRLTAAGANAKLGSGEYLVAEADESDASFLNLAPMIEVITNIDADHMETYEHDFEKLKAAFVHFTHRLPFYGRAMLCIDDPHVRSILPQVTKPVTTYGFAEDAEVRAIDARAVGTQMHFTVRQEGYPDTAFVLNQPGMHNVQNACSAIAIAREIGIEDKDTQAGLAEFAGVGRRFTKYGDVAAPQGGTFALVDDFGHHPVETEVTLAAARAAYPGRRIVLAFQPHRYSRTRDLFEDFVKVLSKVDMLVLVDVYPAGEAPIVGADGRALVRAIRARGKTEPVFVETIADLPEALMNVVRDGDVVLTMGAGAIGGVPAKLVNYQPN; this is translated from the coding sequence ATGAAGCATAAAGTCAAAAACATTCACTTCGTCGGCATCGGCGGCAGCGGCATGAGCGGCATCGCCGAGGTGCTGGTGACGCTGGGCTACAACGTGTCCGGCTCGGACCTGGGCAGCAATGCGGTGACGCAGCGCCTCGCCGACATGGGTGCGACCGTGCACCAGGGCCACGCGGCCGCCTACGTGGGCGAGGCCGATGCCGTCGTCACGTCCACCGCCGTCAAGGCCGATAACCCGGAGGTGCTGGAAGCGCGCCGCCGCAAGATCCCCATCGTGCCGCGCGCGGTGATGCTGGGTGAGCTGATGCGCCTGAAGCGCGGCATCGCCATCGCGGGCACGCACGGCAAGACCACGACGACGTCGCTGGTCGCTTCCGTGCTGTACAAGGGCGGCCTGGACCCGACGTTCGTGATCGGCGGCCGCCTGACCGCCGCCGGCGCCAACGCCAAGCTGGGCTCGGGCGAGTACCTGGTGGCCGAAGCGGACGAATCGGATGCATCGTTCCTGAACCTGGCGCCGATGATCGAGGTGATCACCAACATCGACGCCGACCACATGGAAACCTACGAGCACGATTTCGAGAAGCTCAAGGCCGCGTTCGTGCACTTCACGCACCGCCTGCCGTTCTACGGCCGTGCGATGCTGTGCATCGACGATCCCCACGTGCGCAGCATCCTGCCGCAGGTGACGAAGCCGGTGACGACGTACGGCTTCGCCGAGGATGCCGAGGTGCGCGCCATCGATGCCCGCGCGGTCGGCACGCAGATGCACTTCACGGTGCGGCAGGAAGGCTATCCGGACACGGCGTTCGTGCTGAACCAGCCCGGCATGCACAACGTGCAGAACGCCTGCTCGGCGATTGCCATCGCCCGCGAGATCGGCATCGAGGACAAGGACACGCAGGCCGGCCTGGCGGAATTCGCCGGCGTGGGCCGCCGCTTCACCAAGTATGGCGACGTGGCGGCACCGCAGGGCGGAACGTTCGCGCTGGTGGACGACTTCGGCCACCATCCCGTCGAAACCGAAGTGACGCTGGCCGCGGCCCGCGCCGCGTATCCGGGCCGCCGCATCGTGCTGGCGTTCCAGCCGCACCGCTACAGCCGCACGCGTGACCTGTTCGAGGACTTCGTCAAGGTGCTCTCGAAGGTCGACATGCTGGTGCTGGTCGACGTGTACCCGGCCGGCGAAGCGCCGATCGTGGGCGCCGACGGGCGCGCGCTGGTGCGCGCCATCCGCGCCCGCGGCAAGACGGAACCGGTGTTCGTCGAGACCATCGCCGACCTGCCGGAAGCGCTCATGAACGTGGTGCGCGACGGCGACGTCGTGCTGACGATGGGCGCGGGCGCCATCGGCGGCGTGCCGGCCAAACTGGTCAACTATCAACCGAACTGA
- a CDS encoding cell division protein FtsQ/DivIB, translating to MWHDAKALNAVANGILAVVMGACVVAGVWWIAHRPVFDLRTIRVESMDRAELRHVNLLTLKNGTQGRIVGNFFTANLDAVRQVFETVPWVRRATVRREWPDQLIVEVEEHEALGTWGEDGRLLSVKGDVFTANLAEAEEDHALPQFSGPEGSEKEVLTRYGELRKWFAPVKLAPQGLALSGRYAWTVTLDNGMSVALGREQTPTTLHERVQRLVGIWPQLASRVQNIENIDMRYQNGLALSATGLKIPAEKPHR from the coding sequence ATGTGGCATGACGCGAAAGCCCTGAATGCAGTCGCCAACGGCATCCTGGCCGTGGTGATGGGCGCTTGCGTGGTCGCGGGCGTGTGGTGGATCGCGCACCGCCCTGTATTCGATTTGCGCACCATCCGCGTTGAGTCCATGGACCGCGCCGAGCTGCGCCACGTGAACCTCCTGACGCTGAAGAACGGCACCCAGGGCCGCATCGTGGGGAACTTCTTCACGGCGAACCTGGATGCGGTACGCCAGGTATTCGAGACGGTACCGTGGGTGCGGCGCGCCACCGTGCGGCGCGAATGGCCCGATCAGCTGATCGTGGAAGTGGAAGAGCACGAGGCGCTGGGCACGTGGGGCGAGGACGGCCGGCTGCTGTCGGTCAAGGGCGACGTGTTTACCGCCAACCTGGCCGAGGCGGAAGAGGACCATGCGCTGCCGCAGTTCTCCGGGCCGGAGGGCAGCGAGAAGGAAGTGCTGACGCGCTACGGCGAGCTGCGCAAGTGGTTCGCGCCGGTGAAACTGGCGCCGCAAGGCCTGGCCCTGTCGGGCCGTTATGCGTGGACGGTCACGCTCGATAACGGCATGAGCGTGGCGCTGGGCCGCGAGCAAACGCCGACGACCTTGCACGAGCGCGTGCAGCGCCTGGTCGGCATCTGGCCGCAGCTGGCCAGCCGCGTGCAGAACATCGAGAACATCGACATGCGCTACCAGAACGGTCTGGCGCTGTCGGCGACTGGACTCAAGATACCGGCCGAGAAGCCGCACAGGTAG
- the murG gene encoding undecaprenyldiphospho-muramoylpentapeptide beta-N-acetylglucosaminyltransferase, with protein MTKRLMIMAAGTGGHIFPGLAIAQTMRARGWEVTWLGTSHGMEQDLVPKQGVALDAIHFSGMRGKGLGHTVSGAFKMVKAFADCFGYIGRRKPDVVLGMGGYVTVPGGMMAKLRGVPLVLVNADAALLLSNKTLAPVAARVCFGFPADFGSAAAKATVTGNPVRREILDLPAPAQRFAGRAGPLRILVVGGSLGAKALNDALPAALALLPEGERPLVTHQSGKKNIDALRAAYAQAAVQANVVDFIDDMAGAYAQADVVICRAGAITVSELTAAGVASVLVPLVASTTSHQRDNAQWMARQQASIHLPQTELSAQRVAELLRGLTRAECERMAVAAHAAGKRDANDAIATVLEQLA; from the coding sequence ATGACGAAGCGGCTGATGATCATGGCGGCCGGCACCGGCGGCCACATCTTCCCGGGCCTGGCGATCGCGCAGACGATGCGCGCGCGCGGCTGGGAAGTCACGTGGCTGGGCACGTCGCACGGCATGGAGCAGGACCTGGTGCCGAAGCAGGGCGTGGCGCTGGACGCGATCCATTTCAGCGGCATGCGCGGCAAGGGCCTCGGCCACACGGTGTCCGGCGCCTTCAAGATGGTGAAAGCCTTTGCGGACTGCTTCGGCTATATCGGCCGCAGGAAGCCCGACGTGGTGCTGGGCATGGGCGGCTACGTGACGGTGCCGGGCGGGATGATGGCGAAGCTGCGCGGCGTGCCGCTGGTGCTGGTCAATGCCGACGCGGCGCTGCTGTTGTCGAACAAGACGCTGGCGCCGGTGGCCGCGCGCGTGTGCTTCGGCTTCCCGGCGGACTTCGGCAGCGCGGCCGCGAAGGCCACGGTGACGGGCAATCCGGTGCGCCGCGAGATCCTCGACCTGCCGGCCCCGGCGCAGCGTTTTGCCGGCCGCGCCGGTCCGCTGCGCATCCTCGTCGTGGGGGGCAGCCTGGGGGCAAAGGCGTTGAACGACGCGCTGCCGGCCGCGCTGGCCTTGCTGCCCGAAGGCGAACGGCCGCTGGTCACGCACCAGTCGGGAAAAAAGAACATCGACGCGCTGCGTGCGGCGTATGCGCAGGCGGCCGTGCAGGCCAACGTGGTCGACTTCATCGACGACATGGCGGGCGCGTATGCACAAGCGGACGTCGTCATCTGCCGCGCCGGCGCGATCACCGTGTCGGAACTGACGGCGGCGGGTGTCGCCAGCGTGCTGGTGCCGCTGGTCGCCTCCACCACCAGCCACCAGCGCGACAACGCGCAATGGATGGCGCGGCAGCAGGCATCGATCCACCTGCCGCAGACGGAGCTGTCGGCACAAAGAGTGGCCGAGCTGCTGCGCGGCCTGACGCGCGCCGAGTGCGAGCGCATGGCCGTGGCGGCGCACGCGGCAGGCAAGCGCGACGCGAACGACGCGATCGCAACCGTATTAGAGCAACTGGCATAA
- the ftsA gene encoding cell division protein FtsA, with amino-acid sequence MTKDAKNLIVGLDIGTSKVVAVVAEVMGDGRHEVIGLGQHESKGLKKGVVVNIEATVESIQRALEEAELMADCKIRNVYAGIAGSHIRSFNSSGMVAIKEKEVTATDVARVIETAKAVNIPTDQQLLHTVPQEFIVDSQEDVREPIGMSGIRLEVKVHIVTGAVSAVQNIVKCVRRCGLEVSDLILQPMASADAVLTPDEKELGVVLIDIGGGTTDVAVFSDGAIRHTAVIPIAGDQITNDIAMALRTPTSEAEEIKIRYGVAKQVLADPGEHLEVPGLGDRGPRNLSRQALAAVIEPRVEELFAMVHQVVRESGYEGVLSSGIVLTGGTAIMPGMVEMAEDIFLKPARMGTPDYRGQLADVVRSPRYATVLGLLLEAKKQYLRGHIVTRQDGSVKAVWQRMKEWFLGNF; translated from the coding sequence ATGACAAAAGACGCGAAAAACCTGATCGTCGGCCTCGACATCGGCACCTCCAAGGTGGTGGCGGTCGTGGCCGAGGTGATGGGCGATGGACGCCACGAAGTGATCGGGCTGGGCCAGCACGAATCGAAGGGCCTGAAAAAAGGCGTGGTGGTGAACATCGAAGCGACCGTGGAATCCATCCAGCGCGCCCTCGAAGAGGCGGAGCTGATGGCCGACTGCAAGATCCGCAACGTCTACGCGGGCATCGCGGGCAGCCATATCCGCAGCTTCAATTCGAGCGGCATGGTCGCCATCAAGGAAAAGGAAGTCACGGCAACGGACGTGGCGCGCGTCATCGAAACGGCGAAGGCGGTTAATATCCCGACCGACCAGCAGCTGCTCCACACCGTGCCGCAAGAATTCATCGTCGACAGCCAGGAAGACGTGCGCGAGCCGATCGGCATGAGCGGCATCCGCCTGGAAGTGAAAGTCCACATCGTGACCGGCGCCGTCAGCGCCGTACAGAATATCGTCAAGTGCGTGCGCCGCTGCGGGCTCGAGGTCTCCGACCTGATCCTGCAGCCAATGGCATCGGCCGATGCCGTACTGACGCCGGACGAAAAAGAATTGGGTGTAGTGCTGATCGATATCGGCGGCGGCACCACCGACGTTGCAGTGTTCTCGGACGGCGCGATCCGCCATACGGCAGTGATCCCTATCGCCGGTGACCAGATCACCAACGACATCGCAATGGCCTTGCGGACCCCCACCTCGGAAGCGGAAGAAATCAAGATCCGTTACGGCGTGGCCAAGCAGGTGCTGGCAGATCCGGGGGAACACCTGGAAGTGCCGGGCCTGGGCGACCGCGGCCCCCGCAACCTCTCCCGCCAGGCGTTGGCTGCCGTCATCGAGCCGCGCGTGGAGGAGTTGTTCGCCATGGTGCACCAGGTCGTGCGCGAATCCGGCTACGAGGGCGTGCTCTCGTCCGGCATCGTGCTGACCGGGGGCACGGCGATCATGCCAGGCATGGTCGAAATGGCAGAAGACATCTTCCTGAAACCGGCGCGCATGGGCACGCCGGACTATCGCGGCCAGCTGGCCGACGTGGTGCGCAGCCCCCGCTACGCCACCGTGCTCGGCTTGCTGCTGGAAGCGAAGAAGCAGTATCTGCGCGGGCATATCGTGACGCGCCAGGACGGGTCGGTGAAGGCGGTGTGGCAGCGCATGAAGGAGTGGTTCCTGGGTAATTTCTAA
- the ftsW gene encoding putative lipid II flippase FtsW, giving the protein MQLPFKFASGGGASATPIDIRARQSRMMEYDQPLVWVVILLMLLGMVMVYSASIALPDSPKFAAYSNTYFLQRQATFILIAGVIGALVFRVPVAMLQAGAPYLFIATLLLLVLVLIPGIGIVVNGGRRWLPFGLGQPSEVMKLIMVLYAADYTVRKQEYMHKLTKGFLPMALAVSFVGLLLLLEPDLGAFGVIVCIAMGILFLGGVNAIWFGGIAAMLVTIFVSIIALSKFRRDRFFAYLNPWEEENALNKAYQLTHSLIAFGRGELFGVGLGGSVEKLHYLPEAHTDFLLAVIGEELGLVGVLVVIALFYWIVKRAFDIGRQAIAIDQTFAGLVAKGIGIWIGVQCFINMGVNLGLLPTKGLTLPLMSYGGSGVVINCVGLAILLRIDYENRVLMRGGRV; this is encoded by the coding sequence ATGCAGCTGCCATTCAAATTCGCCAGCGGCGGCGGCGCATCGGCGACGCCGATCGACATCCGCGCGCGCCAGTCGCGCATGATGGAGTACGACCAGCCGCTGGTGTGGGTCGTGATCCTGTTGATGCTGCTGGGGATGGTGATGGTGTACTCGGCGTCGATCGCGCTGCCCGATTCGCCCAAGTTCGCCGCTTATTCGAACACGTATTTCCTGCAGCGCCAGGCCACGTTCATCCTGATCGCGGGCGTGATCGGCGCACTCGTGTTCCGCGTTCCCGTCGCCATGCTGCAGGCGGGCGCACCCTACCTGTTCATCGCCACGCTGCTGCTGCTGGTACTGGTGCTGATTCCCGGTATCGGCATCGTCGTCAACGGTGGCCGCCGCTGGCTGCCGTTCGGCCTGGGCCAGCCGTCCGAGGTGATGAAGCTGATCATGGTGCTGTACGCCGCCGACTATACGGTGAGGAAGCAGGAATACATGCACAAGCTGACCAAGGGCTTCCTGCCGATGGCGCTGGCCGTCAGTTTCGTCGGCCTGCTCCTGCTGCTCGAGCCCGACCTGGGCGCGTTCGGCGTGATCGTCTGCATCGCCATGGGCATCCTGTTCCTGGGCGGCGTCAACGCGATCTGGTTCGGCGGCATCGCGGCCATGCTGGTGACGATCTTCGTCTCCATCATCGCGCTGTCGAAGTTCCGGCGCGACCGCTTCTTCGCCTACCTCAATCCGTGGGAGGAGGAGAACGCGTTGAACAAGGCCTACCAGCTGACCCACTCGCTGATCGCGTTCGGCCGCGGCGAGCTGTTCGGCGTGGGCCTGGGCGGCAGCGTCGAGAAGCTGCACTACCTGCCCGAAGCGCACACCGACTTCCTGCTGGCCGTCATCGGCGAGGAACTGGGCCTGGTGGGCGTGCTGGTCGTCATCGCGCTGTTCTACTGGATCGTCAAGCGCGCCTTCGACATCGGCCGCCAGGCCATCGCCATCGACCAGACCTTCGCGGGCCTGGTGGCGAAAGGCATCGGCATCTGGATCGGCGTGCAGTGCTTCATCAACATGGGCGTCAACCTGGGCCTGTTGCCCACCAAGGGCCTGACGTTGCCGTTGATGAGCTATGGCGGCTCGGGTGTCGTCATCAACTGCGTGGGCCTGGCGATCCTGCTGCGCATCGATTACGAGAACCGCGTGCTGATGCGGGGAGGCAGGGTATGA